The genomic interval TGTTCCATCTCCGTTCCTCCCTGTTCATTGTTTTCCACACACCTCTCTGTTTCTAGTGATTTAAAGGTTTTAAAGGTCTGGGACGATCGCGGTCTGGAACCCTTAAGAGACCTGGATTTTGAGGCTGACTTTTCCGGACTTCCGGAATGCTCTCCAGGATCTCGGAAGGGGCTATGAGATCCCAGAATGGATTCCGGATTCCCAGAATAGCCTTCTTGTTGAGAATTCCATTCGATGACCAGTTCGCGGGTGTGGATTTTGATGACTTTCTCCCGTTTGAGGGTAGCGATCGCCTCATACAGGCTGCTTTCGGGAATGCCCCATTCGATGCTGAATTCTTTGGTACGGATGCGGATAGGGCGATCGCTGTAGGGATGCTCGTATCGGACTGCCAGGTAGACAAACGCGGTATTGTTGATCAGTTTGGCTTGGCGAAGGGCAATCAGTTCTACTTTTTGCAGGGGGTAAAAGTCGCCCTTTACCCTGAACCTGGGTGTCCCGGATGTTATCGGGTGGGGGTCTGAATTTGTCATGATGCACTCAGAGAATACAAGTTTTGCCCCGTGACTACTGGCGTGTAGTCCGGGGCATTTTTTGGAAAGGTGTCAGGAGGCTTTCTGGGAGAGGTAGAGATGCGCGGCATCTTCGATCAGGTCGGAGAGGTCACGCTCTTCATGAACTGCGCGGATCTTGAGGGCTTTCTTGAGTGCGGGTTCCATTCGAATCGTGAGGTTTTCGCGGGTTGACTTGGCTTTGGCAACGGTTTTCATGAACGGTAAAGCATTCATTTCTGCTATGAACGATAGTTCGATCAGATTATACGTGACTAATCATTCATGTAAATATTTGATTTCAGGTTTATGATTTTGAGTGGAAAGATTGGTTATGGACCTGGTTTACCTGTGGATGAAGGGGTTCTGAAAAAGCTGGCAATAGCGGTACAGGAGGCGCGGGGCGATCGCTCTCAGCGGGAATTTTCTAAGCTGCTGGAGGTATCTCAATCGACAGTGCAGCAGTGGGAGAACGGGAAAAATGTCCCCAGCCTGGAGAACCTGGAGAAGATCGCCCGCATGAAAGGGATGCTGGTTGAGGATTTTGTAGCGTACCTGTATGACCGGACACGGGGAATTACGAGTAAGGACATCCTGGATCGGGTTGAGGTAATGCCATCAAGGGATTTTGCCCAGATTCTGCATGTGATTGGCGATCGACTGGCTCCACCGGAGGAAGGGAGTCAGGGGAAGGGAGCGGAGAAGGGAAAGGGGAAGAGGGTAAAGGCGGAAAAGCGGCTGCGGTTGGTGCGGGAACGGCAGAAGGATGCGGTGGAGTTGGGAGAGTAGGGTGTGGGGTGTGGGGTAAAGATCCACGATCGCCCTAAGCCAGAGCAGAGGGAGGAATGCTGGTTAGAATTGCGATAGAACCTCAATCTCATTAAGGCGATTTCTGAGAATCTCATTTGTGAACGTAGCTATGACTCAAACCGCTGCATCAAAGCCGAAGATTCTGACTTTTGAGGAGTACCTTGCCTACGACGATGGTACGGATACACGGTATGAATTGGTGGATGGGGAGCTAGTGGAGATGCCGCCGGAGAGTTTAGAGAATGATGCGATCGCGGTCTTTCTGCTGTTTGAATTGGGGAAGCTCTTACCGACCAGGCTGTTATCGCTCAAGACAGAGATTGAGACGTTAGGACGACGGGCACGTTGCCGAACCCCTGATTTACTGGTTCACTCGGAGGAGTCACGGGCAGCGCTGGAAGGTGCAACTCGTGCCACGATTACCCGCGATATGCCGCCGCCTGCATTGGTGATTGAGGTGGTGAGTCCCGGTGCGACGAATCGGACTCGCGATTATCGGCATAAGCGCACGGAGTATGCGGCACGGGGTATTGCTGAATATTGGATCGTGGACCCGGAGGAGAGGCGGGTTACGGTGTGTCGGTGGGTGGATGGGCAGTATGAGGATAGGGTAGTTCGGGGTGCGGAACGGCTTGAATCGGATGTGGTGCCTTTGTTTGAGCTAACGGTTGAGCAGATTTTTGCAATGGTTGGTTGAGGTCGATTTTGCGCTTACATTGGTTGGCGTTTCTCACTCCGGGATTACCTACTGTGTTCAGAGGAGCTGTTCAGTGGGTAAGATTATCCGGGGACTTGTTTTGGTTTGGGAGTTGTTGGAACCGGAGGGGATGATGGGACGAGTGGAGTTTTTGTAGAGGCGCTCTGCATCGTGTGAGATCCCGCTAGTGAGAGCAGATGAAGGGCTGGCTGAGAGTGCCGGGGTGTTTGGAGTTGAGGTGCAGTTGTTGCAACCCTCGGAAGAAGGTTAGCCGCTCACGTAATTAACTCCTTACGTAACTAAATTGTTAAGTAATCAATTGATTCAGGTTGGAAAATGCTAGAACTCATATCTAGAAGACCAGTCGTTTAGTCAGGATCAGGAGTAAGTTATGAGCGATACCCAGCAGCCCAGCCAAAATCGCTCGGTTTCTGTGGGTGGTAGTGTAACAGGGAGTGCTATTCTCACCGGAGATAGCAATACGGTATCGGTGCAGTATCAGCAGGCAGCTTTGCCCCCGCCGGAAAGTGTGGATATGGCAACGGAATTGAAGGCGCTACGAGAAGCCCTGGCAAATTTGCAAACACCCGATCGCCGCAAGATTGACAATGCGCTGGATGAGGCGGAAGACGAGTTGAAGAAGCCCCAACCGGACAAGGATGAAGTTGGCAAAGCGATGGAACGGGCTTTAGGCTATGCCCAGAAAGCAGAAGGGTTTAGTGGGGCTTTGGAAAAGATCGCGCCTCGCGTGGAGAAGGCAGCAGCCTGGTTGGGAGAGAACTGGTACAAGCTTTTGGGGTTGGTTCATCTGGTTGTCTAGTGATTCCCAATATAGGTAGGTGCGATGGCAGAAGGAAGTACATCCGATCGCAGTATTGGAATTGGTGGTGATGTCAGTGGAAGTATTATTGCTTCAGGTGACGCAAATACAATCACACAGATTATTCAGATTGCATCATCCGAGGTTAAAACTCGAAAGTTCATTGCTGCTTCCCCTTACAAGGGGTTGAAGAAATTTGAACAAACCGACAGAAATCGTTTTTTTGGGCGAGAGCAATTTGTTCGCCAGTTGGTGAATGACCTGAACCAGACTAATTTGTTATTGCTGTTGGGGGCTTCGGGTAGTGGAAAGTCATCGGTGGTACGAGCCGGATTGATACCTCAGTTGGCGCAGCAGTGGGGCGATCTCTTTGTTAATCTGACTTTTAACCCAGACAATGATCCGTTTGAATCATTGTATGCCAGCTTGTTGAACCGCTATGGACAAACAAAGACACAGTTTGTCCGGCAGGGCAGGGCGGGAACGCTGGTGCAGATGGTCGAAACGCTGAAATCAACTGATGCTTACTGGCTAATTTTTGTTGACCAATTTGAGGAATTGTTCACCACAAGTCAGGTAGAGAAGTGCAATCAGTTTATTGCGGGGTTGGTGCAGTTAAATCGATGGCTGCTGAAGCGGTTTCGGTTGCAGGATTGTCGCGTCAAGGTTGTGGCATCCATGCGATCGGATTTTTTAGACCGTCTGAATCCATATCCGGACTTGATAAAAGCCACTGACCAATCTCGCCCAATTATTGCGGATTTACAATTGGATGAGTTGCGATTGGCGATCGAAGAACCCGCTGCTCAACACGGGATGGTGTTTGAAGATGGCTTAGTTGAGGAAATAATTAAAAGTGTGCAAGGTCAGGCAGGGGATTTGCCATTGTTACAGTACACCTTGAAGCTGCTATGGGAGACAGAGGTAGGGATGAGCAGCATTCACGATCGCACGTTGAATAATCGCACATTGAATATCAGTACCTATCGAAAATTGGGTGGAGTGCGGGGAGCGTTGCAAAAGCATGTGGATCAGATCTATGGGGCGCTATCGAAAGAAGAGCAGTTAGCCGCACAGCGCATTTTCTTGAAACTGGTGGGTGGCGAGAGTGCAAAGTCAGAAATAGATTGGAAACCTTTGCGGAAACGGGCGCTAGGTTCTGCGTTTAGTAATGGGCTAGAACCACAAGTGCTGAAGCAATTGATTGATGCCAATTTGTTGGTGAGTGACCGCCCGTCGCAAGCCAACGAATCAACTGTGGAAGTAGCGCATGAAATCCTGCTGACAGCTTGGGAAAAACTGAAAGGTTGGATTCAGGATTATCGGGAGGATATCAACCTACGAAATCGGATCAATGAAGATTTAACGCATTGGCAGAAGGAGAAAAAAGAAGGGGATTTGTTGCCTGATTCGCGGTTAGCTCAGGCATTGGATCTGAGAAAAAACGTGACATTTCAGCAAGTGCTGGGAGGGTTTAGTGAAGATGCAAATCAGTTTATTGATGTGAGTAAAGGAAAGCGCGATCGCCAAAAACGGAATCAAACGATCATCAGATGGGGTGCCGTTTCAGTGGCTGTTACCTTTCTCTTGGGCATTATTTATATTCAACAATGGCAAAGACAACAGGAGATTCAATCTATTGAAATGTTTTTTCTAAACACCAATGAAATCAATATAGATACACTTTTTAAGATTAAGAATTTAGCAGAGATTCGCAGAAGAAATGAAGATAAACCGCCAATTCAAATCTGAAGTGCACCATCACCTGACTGACCCCAGAATACCTCATGAGGAGTTCGATAACCTAACGATTGTCTCGGTCGATGATTAATCAATTCAACTACTTGATCGACTTCATCTTGCTTGACGATTCTAAAATTCGTTCCTTTTGGGAAAAACTGTCGAATCAATCCATTCGTATGCTCATTCAACCCACGTTCCCAAGAATGATATGGATTGGCAAAATAACATTGCACTCCCAACCTCGCTGTTAGTTGCTCATGCTTGCTAAACTCCTTGCCATTATCAAACGTCATCGTCTTACGTCGCTCTTTTGGAATCGACTCAAACGCTGCAATACTGACACGGTTCATCTCCCCTGCTGTTCGGTCTTTCATCACTCGTGCAACCAGAAACTTTGAGGCTTTGTCTACATGCGTCGCAATCGCTCCCAAATGATTACCCCCGACGATCGTATCGCCTTCCCAATGCCCAATTTCACTCTTTTGTTCTGCAATCACAGGTCTGTGTTCAATCCCAACTCGATTGGGAATCAATCCTCGTTTCTGTCGCTTGGCGCTCCGATGCTGCCGTCGGATGTGAGAGTGCCGTAAATAGCCACGATAGGCACCCATATCGGCATAGTTGTGATAAATCATCTGATAGATGGTCTCATGGCTCACCCACTCCAGTCCTTTGAGCTTGAGTGAACCGGCAATCTGTTGCGGGCTATGGTACTGCCGAAGTTGCGCTTTCACCCTCGCCAAACAACCCTCAGAGATGCCCACAAACGGTTGCTTGGACTGCTGCCGACGAACGTGCTGCTGAGCTTGAGCCAAGTCCGGTAGATAGATCTGCTCTGAGCTTTGGTTGCGTTTGAGTTCACGAGAAATGGTGCTGTGGGAACGTCCCATTCGAATGGCAATTGCCCGCAGGGACAAATCACCCCTTTGTCTCAATCGATAGAGTTCCAGGCGCTCATCTGCGCTAAGCTGCGTATAGCTCATTAGGGTTTCCTGTTGTTGTGATAAATGCCAGGTTACCCTTTTGAGTCCCTCTAGGGGAAGCTTCTAGAGGTGGTGCACTTCAGATTTGAATTGGCGAACTCCCAGAGAATTCAGGTAAAGACAAAGCTGTTAGGTACTACGAGAAACACAAGGATAAAATTGATCTATTGTTTGATTATTATCGAAGCATTATAAGAGCTACACATCGACTCAAAGATTCAGACAGACTTTCAGAAGCAGATAAGAGAG from Kovacikia minuta CCNUW1 carries:
- a CDS encoding helix-turn-helix transcriptional regulator, which codes for MSGKIGYGPGLPVDEGVLKKLAIAVQEARGDRSQREFSKLLEVSQSTVQQWENGKNVPSLENLEKIARMKGMLVEDFVAYLYDRTRGITSKDILDRVEVMPSRDFAQILHVIGDRLAPPEEGSQGKGAEKGKGKRVKAEKRLRLVRERQKDAVELGE
- a CDS encoding Uma2 family endonuclease: MTQTAASKPKILTFEEYLAYDDGTDTRYELVDGELVEMPPESLENDAIAVFLLFELGKLLPTRLLSLKTEIETLGRRARCRTPDLLVHSEESRAALEGATRATITRDMPPPALVIEVVSPGATNRTRDYRHKRTEYAARGIAEYWIVDPEERRVTVCRWVDGQYEDRVVRGAERLESDVVPLFELTVEQIFAMVG
- a CDS encoding ATP-binding protein translates to MAEGSTSDRSIGIGGDVSGSIIASGDANTITQIIQIASSEVKTRKFIAASPYKGLKKFEQTDRNRFFGREQFVRQLVNDLNQTNLLLLLGASGSGKSSVVRAGLIPQLAQQWGDLFVNLTFNPDNDPFESLYASLLNRYGQTKTQFVRQGRAGTLVQMVETLKSTDAYWLIFVDQFEELFTTSQVEKCNQFIAGLVQLNRWLLKRFRLQDCRVKVVASMRSDFLDRLNPYPDLIKATDQSRPIIADLQLDELRLAIEEPAAQHGMVFEDGLVEEIIKSVQGQAGDLPLLQYTLKLLWETEVGMSSIHDRTLNNRTLNISTYRKLGGVRGALQKHVDQIYGALSKEEQLAAQRIFLKLVGGESAKSEIDWKPLRKRALGSAFSNGLEPQVLKQLIDANLLVSDRPSQANESTVEVAHEILLTAWEKLKGWIQDYREDINLRNRINEDLTHWQKEKKEGDLLPDSRLAQALDLRKNVTFQQVLGGFSEDANQFIDVSKGKRDRQKRNQTIIRWGAVSVAVTFLLGIIYIQQWQRQQEIQSIEMFFLNTNEINIDTLFKIKNLAEIRRRNEDKPPIQI
- a CDS encoding IS30 family transposase, translating into MSYTQLSADERLELYRLRQRGDLSLRAIAIRMGRSHSTISRELKRNQSSEQIYLPDLAQAQQHVRRQQSKQPFVGISEGCLARVKAQLRQYHSPQQIAGSLKLKGLEWVSHETIYQMIYHNYADMGAYRGYLRHSHIRRQHRSAKRQKRGLIPNRVGIEHRPVIAEQKSEIGHWEGDTIVGGNHLGAIATHVDKASKFLVARVMKDRTAGEMNRVSIAAFESIPKERRKTMTFDNGKEFSKHEQLTARLGVQCYFANPYHSWERGLNEHTNGLIRQFFPKGTNFRIVKQDEVDQVVELINHRPRQSLGYRTPHEVFWGQSGDGALQI